DNA from Candidatus Melainabacteria bacterium RIFOXYA2_FULL_32_9:
TACATAAATATAACCTTCATCTGCGCCAACTGCGTAAGCTGCAATTGCCATACCTTCTAAAATTCTATGAGGATCACCTTCCATAAGGCTTCGATCCATGAATGCGCCCGGGTCACCTTCATCACCGTTACAGATTACATATTTCTTATCACCCTCAGCAATACGTACGAATCCCCATTTTCTACCAGTAGGAAATCCACCGCCACCTCGGCCTCTTAATCCACTTTCGATCATCTCATTACAAACTTGTTCAGAAGTATAACCATTTAAGATTTTCTCTAATGCCTGATATCCTGAGCTTGCAATACATTCATTTATATCTTCTGGATTAATATGACCACAATTAGACAATGACGTCCTCTTTTGTTTAGCATAGAAGTTGATTTCATCATTATTTTTTATAGATTTATTAGTAGCAGGATCTCTATAAAGTAGTCTTTCTACTATCTCGCAGCCAATTAAGTGTTTGCTTACTATTTCATCAACATCTTCAGGTTTTACTTTTGCATAAGTCACATGTTTTTCAGGAATCATCACTAATACACCGTTTTCGCAAAAACCATGACAACCAGTTTTTATCGGGGTATACTTTTCTTCCTTTAATTCCACATTAGCACCAAGTTCCTGAAATCTTTTATAGACTTCAAGTGAACCATTAGCAACACATCCTGTTCCAGCACAAATTAGTACTCTGGTGCCCATTTCCTGAAGATATTGCTTTGCTTTCTCTTTTTCTTTTTTTAAATCTACTATCGTATTAGCTATCATAGCTTATTCTCCTATTAGCATTCTTCTCTCTTTTGAAGCTCATCAATAATGAGCTTGATAGCGTCCGGTGTCATTTGTGGATATACTTTTTCATTAATCACTACTACAGGAGCAAGCCCACAAGCACCCAGACAACTCACAGTTTCAACACTAAATTTAAGGTCATCTGTAGTTATTTTTCCGTTATTTAAGCTTAATTTCTCTCTAATGGCATTTAATACAGGCATGCTTTTTCTTACATGACACGCTGTACCATCACAAACCTTAATTTCGTATTTTCCTTTCGGATTTAAGCTAAATTGGCTATAGAAAGTTGCAACACCATATACACTTGCCGGTGAAATTCCCATTGTTGTTGCAATATACGTTAAAATCTCTTCCGGTAAATAACGATATTCTTCTTGCACTTTCTGCAAAATTGCTATTAAATTTGATTTTTTATATTCGTATTTACGAATAATCTCATTAACTTTGTTAAATTTTCTTTGCTGTTCCATCAATTCTTCTGTTCTATCGTGCTCTAGTTTTGCCATATTCTGCTCCTTTGTTTATGTATTCAAACTTATTTATAGTTAATTAAAGAAAAGCCAGTCATTGTGAGGTGGCTAAGCCACATTATCAAGTCATCAATCGTTCCAATAACACCACTATTATTCTGTGTTGGCTATGCTATATTCTATAGATCAATTACTATTTCAGAATTAGCACCCCTCACAATGACTTAACGGCTAATAAATGGAGGCTTTAAAAATACTCGATTTCAACTTCTTTGCCATGCCTTTCAAGCTTCTCCTTAAGTTCATTAATTAATTTGAGCTTTATACCACTTTGTACCGAGAAATTTGGATTTTGATGAGCAGGATTAATTGCTCTTCCAACTATAAATTTGATCTTATCTGCTTTTTGTAACTCACAAGCAAGTTCTTCAGCAGGATTTTCTGGAGTGTAGTCAATTTTCTTTACCGTATTTTCTAACAACGTTTGAGCCGTATCTTTAGCTCCATAAAGCTGATAAATATTCTGCATTCCATGATTAGTTTTTTTAATTGTGTATTCTTTTACTTTGTCAATTAACTCTACAACTCTGGATAAGGTTATAACTCCCTCAGTAACCAGGTCTATACCATCAATCACAGCCTTTGGCGGAACGCTTAAATCTTTATTTCCCAGAATTACATGTATATCTTTATTTAAATATCTGGCAACGATATTTGCTGTTGTTCCACCACAAATGACTTTTTTTCCAGGTGAATGCATAAACATATCTACCATTTCAGAATCTCTATTTTTATTTAGCGGAGGACCGACTGCAACACTGAGGTTTCTTTTATCTCTTGCTTTAATTACAACTATTGAAGTGTCATCTCCAATATTTCCTTGATATAACTCATTTGCTATAAATAGGAGTTTGTCAGCTATTACAGATGCGTCAACATCATCAATCGCATTTCTCTGAATGAAATTACCTATTTTGTCCCATCCCCAGCCAAGCTTAATCATTCCGCCTAGTCCGGCATGAATTAAACCATCACTGACAAGCACTATAAAATCATCTTTTGATAACTTAAACTTGCTTATTTTTATATTTTTGCCGGCTATATTCGTATAATCAGATTCAAAAGGGGTTAGGCATCCTTCATGGATAAAGAAAGTATCAGGATTATCAAATTCGACAAGTTTAACCTCGTTATTATCAAATATTTGAACAATAGTGAAAGTTGAATATGCTATTTTTCTTGACTGGCAAATAGGAAGAGTATTTACAATAGTTTCGACTACATCTTCTATTTCCATACCATTAGAAAGCATCGTAGATGCTATTTTCTTTGTTAATGTAGAGAGAATATTTGCCTTTACACCGCTTCCTAAACCATCAGACAGTACAATGACAGTATTATCCGGATTTTTAACAATTTCTACATTGTCTCCGCATAGTTCTTCACCGTTCTTATTTAGCTGTCTTATTTCATACTCAATATACATAATCTATTATTCCTGTTGAAGGATCTTAACTAATTGACCTAATAAAACTTTTGTTTCTGCTGTCGTCTCACCAAGCAGTCCTGCAATTTCTTGAGCTACCCGCATTTGCTTGTTTATTACTTTTTGAGCTCTTTCTAATGTTTCTTTCCTAACATTAATCAAGGCAGCTTTATGAGCTTCTATATCAGTTATATCGACGAATATACCGGTAATAAGTTTCTTATCGTGCACGTAGAAAACTATTCTCTTTATTTCTTTATCTTTATAAATCGTTCTTGATTCGAATATCTCATCATTATTTTTTTGAACATCCTGAAAAGGCTGCTCATCAATAAATAAAGAGATATGCTTTCCTATCAGATCAACTTTATTAAGCTCAATTAACCTTAGAAAAGCAGGATTAGCTTCAATTATATTCAAGTCATTATCTAAAACGACGACACCATTTGGAGTAGCATCAAGAACTATAGAGGAGAATTTCTCTGCCTGACTTTTCATAAATGGTATACACATTTCTTTTTCTGCCATGCCAAGAATTACAGCCTTAGCTTTTTCTTTACAGCTGTCATACCCACAAGCACCACAATTATGTTCATCTTCAGGCCTGGTTTTACCGATAGATGCTAAAACTATTCTTATTTCTTCTTCAGCAGGTTCAGCTATTTTCAATGAACGGTCTGTATAATATCTTGCTGTCGCTTTTTCTGCAAGAATGTCTTGATCAAGCTTATATTTTTTTGTTTCAGAAAATGTACTAATTATATTAGTTTTTAATTCATAATAATTTGTTTCCTGCTCGGATTTTGGTCTTGCTGGACCCATAATACATCCACCATGACAGGCTAAAGTCTCAATAAATCTGGCTTTAAGTCTATTAGTTTTTAACGCATCTAATACTTCCTGTACATTTTCAACTCCATTAACAGAAAGAAGTTCATTGTCTAAATTGCTGTCATCTAATCCAGCAGCCTTAATTAAACCGCCTAAGAGTGGAAATAGTGAAGAAGTTCTCGAATAAAAAACGTCAAAAAAAATGGGTTCAAGATTGTCAATATCTAATTCTTCCTGCTCAATCCATTCATCTAACTCAGAAAAAGTAATACAAGCAGCTATATTGGTCCCTTCAATTTCTTGCTTTTTCGCAACACAGGGGCCAATAAATACCATATCAAAATCTTTATAGTGCTCTTGCTCCAGAATCTTATAATGAGCTACCATCGGACTTACTATAGGTGCAAGATTTGGAATTAATTCAGGATAATATTTTTCAACTAAATTAACTATAGCAGGGCATGAACTGGTTATTACAGCTTTATCAGTATTTTTATATAAGTCAAAATGAGCTTTTGCAACAGTATATGCGGCTCGTGATGTCTGCTCAATATGATTAAATCCCAAATATTTGAGAGCTGTAAGGATTTTACCTCTTTTAGATTCGCTGTAATATGCAAAAAATGATGGAGCTACGCTTGCTATGACATTATTACTTTGCTTTATAACGTTCTTAGCAATTTCTATATCATTTCTTATTGATTTCGCATTCTGGGGACATACTTTATAACAATTTCCATCTAATATACATCTATCTGGATCAACCTGGGCATGTCCGTCAGCTACTCTAATCGCATTTAATGGACAGTGTCTTACACACTTGTAGCAATCCTTACAATTCACTTTATTTGTAGTTAATATGCTCATTTTAATCCTTTTTTGCTATTTCTTTCAATAAAGTTTCTGCCTCTTCAGGAGTTGTTATATGTTTTATATTGTCATTAATACTTATTGCTATTCCATCACCACAGTTGCCAAGACAAAATGCACCTGCAAGCTCAATATCAGCATTAATATCTAATTCATTTATGACTGATTGCAAATGCTGAATGATCTTTTCTGCACCTTTTAAATAACAACTTGACCCAACACAAATTTTAACTTTTATCATATTTTTTTCTCAACCGTGAATTATTTCACTATACAATCTTAGTTTATCACTCTGAAAAAATTTTTCAAGCCCTTTCTTAACTTTTTTAAACTCAATTTTCCAATGATTTTTAAAATCTAACTTTTGCAGATAATAAATTATCTTTATGATTTACCCCTTTTATATGCTAACTATCGCTTACTGACTTATAGATTTAATTAATACTTTTTTTAATCATATTTTTAGCAAGTCGAAGGAGGAATTATGAGGAAGCCCAAAGTTTCAGTCATAATTACAACTTATAACAGATTAGATTATCTTGGTTATGCAATTGAATCAGTTCTTAATCAGACATATGACGATTTAGAGTTGATTATTGTAGATGATGGGTCAACAGATAACACCAGAGAATTTGTAAATTCATACTACGATGACAGAATAATTTACCATTATCAAGAAAATAAAGGACAGAATCCTGCAAGAAATAAGGGAATGGAACTTGCACGGGGAGAATACATCGCCCATTTAGATTCTGATGATACTTGGACCTCTACTAAACTTGAAAAACAAGTAAATATTTTAGAAAATAATGCAGATATCGGCCTGGTATACTGTGGAACACTTCTTATTGATAAACAGAATAATAATATTGGTACACAACCAATGATAATTCATAACGGCAATGTCTTAGATAAACTCCTTATGACTAACTTCCTATATAACGGTTCGTGTGCTCTTTTCAGGAAAGAATGTCTTGAAAAAGTAGGATTATTTGATGAATCGTTTAAAAGAATGACTGACTGGGAATTCTACTTAAAATTTGCTATATATTATAAGTTTTATGGCATAAATGAGTATTTATTGAAGTATAGAATTCATAATGAAACGATGAGTAAAGATTTCAAAAGCTATGAAACATATGGCATCAAGATTTTAGAAAATATTTTTAATCATAAAGATTTGAATAATAGATATCTTAAATATAAAGATAGAGCATTTGCATTAAGGCACAGATATCTCGGCAGAAGATATTTCGAAAATAATTATCCAGTAAAAGCAAGAAAAAGCTTTAAAGAAGCGTTGAATACGGATCCAACTTTATTATTTCAAAGTAATAGTTTCATTCTATTAATACTAACTTATCTCCCATTAAATCTGGTTGAGCATTTAAGAAACTTAAAAAGAAGCTTAAAAACAAGAAAGTTAGTTTACAAGGTTAATTGAGAAAATATAAGGAGAAAATATGAAACCTTTTATCAGCATTTGTTTACCAAATTACAATTATGAAAAATTTTTGCGAGAAGCAATAGAAAGCGTATTAGAACAAACTTTTACAAATTTTGAGTTAATCATTGGCGATAATGCTTCAACCGATAGTTCAGTCGAAATAATAAAAAGCTATAACGATCCAAGGATAAAATTTTATCAAAATGAATCAAATATTTCACTTTATGCAAACATTAACAAGTGCAAAGATCAAGCGCAAGGGGAGTTAATTGGAGTTCTTCATTCTGATGATAAATATCATCCTGATTTCTTACAGGAAGTAGTAGAAGCATACATAGAAAATCCTAATCATAAGGTATTTATAACTGGCGTTAACTTCTGGCATCACGAGAAAGATGAACTAATTCCGTGGCATCCATATAAGACCGCAGGAATTATATCGAAATACGAAGCTTTAATGAGACTAACTGCTGAAAATAACATAGGAAATGGAATCAACGTCATTTTGCATAAGGATTGTTTTAAGAAAGTAGAAATGTATCCAAATAGATATAAATATGCAGCTGATTATGACCTCTGGATGAGGCTGGCTGAAAAATTTGAGTTTGTCTACATACCTAAAGTACTTGCTTATTACAGAATTCATGACTCAAACCTCTCTCATAAAGTAAATAAAAACTTAGATATGTTTAAGGAAGGCCTTGAAATAACTGAAAAAAATATAATTCAATCTAACGTAATTCCTAGAAAAATAAAAAATGAGTTAAACCATATTTCCTTTAAAAATGCTACTAAACAAGCTTTTTATATTGGTATTAAGTATAAATCAGGCACTACATCAAGAAATATGCTGAATTATGTAAAACATACTAATCCAGATATTAGGTTTGAACCTAGCTGGCATTTGACATACTTACTTAGCTACTTAATTCATGAAAAATTATCAAAAAATTGTCTGAATTATGTTGATTTATTAGGTAAAGCTGCTTTATATCCACACAAACTTTATATTAAGAATTATATTGATAAATTAATTAGAGAAGTCACTCCAGCTATTGAGTAATTTACATTAACATACTAGAAAAAGCTGTCAGATAAAGTAATCCGACAGCTTTTTTATTTGCTCATAAATGTATCATTCATACATATTAAGAACTGTTAAAGTTTATATGTATAAAATCGTATTTTCCGAAATCACTATTCTAGTTCATCTAAAAGAGACTTATAATATGTCATAGTAAAATAAATAATTACTAAAATAATATGACAGAAAAGGAATGATATGCACAAAATCAAGTTAAGAGGGATTATCCTGCCATTAGTAATAATAATTCTAGGAGCAGTACTATCAATTATAGTAACTTTAATTCCAAAGCTTGTAATTACTATAAAAGTTCCTTTGTTATTAACAGGAGTGTTTGCTGCTTCTTCTGCAATTAACTTTTTGTTATTCAAAAAGGCTTCCGCTAATCAAGTCGTGGGGCTATCCTTTGCCAATACAATATTTTTTATAATAATAACTTTATCGTCCCTGTTTTGCCTTGATATTATCGGAATTAAAGAAATAAACTTTTCATCAAATCTCAATATTAATCCATTTCTTATAATCATAAATTTATTAACAAGTACGCTCACTCTATTTTTACTTATCAAACTTGAAGAAAATAAAGTTAATAAGAAATATATCCCAGCGATAACAAATGAATCACCCATAAATATTCAAGAGAATAACTCAAAAGAAAATGAGACTGAAATTATCAGTATAAAAAATGCTCTTCAAAATGCTGAGTTAA
Protein-coding regions in this window:
- a CDS encoding NADH dehydrogenase, translated to MAKLEHDRTEELMEQQRKFNKVNEIIRKYEYKKSNLIAILQKVQEEYRYLPEEILTYIATTMGISPASVYGVATFYSQFSLNPKGKYEIKVCDGTACHVRKSMPVLNAIREKLSLNNGKITTDDLKFSVETVSCLGACGLAPVVVINEKVYPQMTPDAIKLIIDELQKREEC